The DNA sequence ATAACCCTTTTGGATGAGGAGGCGCTGGAAGCTGGGTTTCCAGGGATTATGACCAATTGGTTTTTCCCAAGTACATTCACTTATTTCAAACTGAGGGAGGGAGCGAGTTTGAAGGATTTAATATCTCTTCTTCCTGAGTTTTCTGATAGAAATAATATTATTCCTCCTGTACCAAGTTATGCGAATATAAAGCCGAGAGAATATTTTCAACTTGTGCCCATAAATATAACGGATATTCATCTTGATCCGCGTGTTCCTTTTGATATGAAACCTCATGGCAGTATTTATACTCTTTACGCATTTTCGGGAATTGCTGTCATGTTGTTATTTATAGCCAGTGTTAACTTTGTTAATCTGGCGACGGCAAGGTCATTAAAGCGATCTAAAGAGGTGGCGCTTAGAAAAACGTTAGGTGCTCGGAGATCTCAATTGGTTACTCAGTTTATGCTAGAGGCTTTTTTAACCATAGCACTAGCCGCTCTTGTGGCCCTTTTCCTTGTTGAAATGTCGTTACCACTCTATAATGATATGCTTAATCTGGACTTGTCGCTGAAGACTGTATTAACCCCAATGGGGGTCGTTGGGATGGCAGGTTTTGTTATCGCTATGACAATTCTCTCTGGGGCATATCCAGCCTTTTATGTGTCAAAGGCCCGTCCTGGGGATGTTTTGCATTCAAATAAATCATCGGCGCATGGCAGCGTCTTACTACGGACAATTTTAGTTACGTTTCAATTTTCAATTTCTATTGCTCTCATCTCATCAACGGTTATTCTTTATCAACAAACTCGGTATGTTTTGGGCCTTAATCTAGGGTACGACACTGAGAATATTGGGGTCATGAATTTGCCGGCCAGTCCACAGGCTTTTGAGCTGGCTAAAAACCTACAAAATGATATTGAGCGTATAGACGGTGTCGAAAAGGTCGGTATTTCAGGGGGGGTTCCGGTGAATCCTGCTTTTGCCAGTTTTGCTGTCTTTTCTGATGCAATTGATAGCAGTGAAAGTACAAGCATGCAGTTTGTTGCTTCGGGTTTTGGCTTTATGGAGACCTTTGGCATCAAGCCCCTTGAAGGGCGTCTGTTCAGTAAAGATTTTGGACTCGATGAATTGCCTATTAAACCTGGACAGCAAGGTCAATTTAAAGGGACTGTGATCTTGAACAAGAGGGCGGTAGGCAAGGTGGGCTACACCACAGCGAAAGAGGCGGTGGGGCAAGTTTTACGTATTTCACAGCCAGACGGTGTTCAGACAGAAATGACAATTGTGGGTGTCATTCCAGACGTGCATTTTGGAGATGCTCGCCTTGAAACGCAACCCATGATTTTTTACAATTTGCCAACATTTATAGGGACGATCAGCTTCAAATTTAAGGGATCAAAAATGGATCAGGTGCGGACTGACGTTGAACAATTATGGCGAGAACGAATGCCAGACACGCCTCCAGCGCTACAGTTTGTTGAAGATATACAAGGGGCCCAATATGATGCAGATCGGCGTCAGGGTGCATTACTCACAGCCTTTTCAATCCTAACAATCCTTGTTGCAGGATTTGGCCTCTACGGCTTAGCTGCTTTCATGGCGGCAAGACGAACAAAAGAAGTCGGTATCAGAAAGGTCCTTGGCGCATCTGTTCTTGATATCATAGGCTTATTTGTATGGTCTATGTCTAAGCCTATTTTGTTGGCCAATATCATCGCTTGGCCCCTTGCTTGGTATTTTATGAATCAATGGCTGACCACTTTCACTTATCGCATTGAGATGACGGTTTTGCCCTTTATGCTCGCTGGTGTGTTGGTATCCCTGTTCGGTGTGCTGACAGTGGCAGGGCGCACTTTATCTGTTGCGCGCACCCACCCTAGTCATGCCTTAAGGACTGAGTAAACCTAGATTTTGAAGCGAAGTGGTGCGCCTTCTCCTGAGGGTGCGCTAACTTCATTCCGCCGGGTCAACCAGAGGAAGGCTGCTGGAGCAAAATAAAAGCTTACAATCATGGATAAAAACGTTCCTCCTGCCAGTGCAACAGCAAAGGGTGGCCAAAAGGATCCTCCAGCAAGAATGAGAGGCATAAACCCGCCCACTGTGGTCAGCGTCGTTGATAATATATGGCGCCCTGTTGACATGACAGCTTCGACAACTTCTTCTTTGCTTCCCGCGCGCGCCGCGTCTCGACCTCTTAATTCTGAGGTAATTACGATTGCGGCGTTGATAGAGAGGCCAATTAAACCCATTAAGCCAATAATCACAACGAAACTAATGGGATAGTCAAAGAACCAAAGGCTTAGGAAGCCAAGGCCTGCAGCTTGGACCGCCGCTAAAAGAGTAACAATTGCTAGTCTAAAGCTATTAAAGGTCAAAACAACTGCAATGAGCATCATTACAAGTAGAATGCCTACAGTTCCAAAAAGTTGACCAACTGCTTCACCGCGTTTTTCACTCTCACCGCCGAACTCGATACGATATCCAGGCGGTAGATCAATTTTTGCAGCGTCAATTCTCTTGCCTAATTCTTCAGTGATTGTTGCCGAGAGAACACCAAATTCAATGAAACCTTGAATGTTATTTATCCGCTCACCGTTGCGGCGATGGATGGTCCCCACCTTTGTCGTGAGGATCACGTCTCCAAGTGCAGAGAGGGGCACGTCTTTATAACTTTTATCCGCTTCCATCAGCACATTGCGTCCCTGAAGGTTCATGTTAGCGATGTTATCAATATCTGCACGCTTGTGACTGTCCAAAACCACCTTTAGAGGAACGCGCTGTGTTTCTTCGATGAGATGGGTCGCAATAATGCCACTAGAGAGACTGCGCAATTGTTGACTAACATCGCTCAGTGTTAGGCCCGTAACTGATACATCATCTTCTCTTGCTTTCACAAGGATTTGGGGACGCCCGGGGCGCATGCTTGTATAGGTATTGGTGACGTTATGAATCGTCGCCATTATGCTTCGGACTTTTTCCCCAATCCGCTCTAGTTCCGTTAAGTCGGGACCTACAACACGGACTTCCAAGGGCGCTTGCACTGGGGGGCCAGATCCAAGTTCCCTTACAGTGATGCGCAGGGCAGGGAACTGTTCAGTCAAGACTCTTTGGAAGTAGGGTACCATTTCTTCTACTTCTAAAAATGTCTCGAGTTTAACGATGGCTTCGGCGTATGATGGAATCCCCTTTTTGTTATCAATCATATTGTAAAATACTTTTGGGGACCCATCCCCAATTGTCCAATATACATCCTGAACTTTTGGGGTGTTTCGGACAACATCGTCTAAAAGCTTTACCTTTTGTTGTGTTTCATAAATGCTGGCATCCCCAGGTAAATTTACAACTATTCTAAATTGATTCCTGTCGCTAACCGGAAAAAATTGATCGGTTAAATTACCGGCGGCAATAAAACCACATATGGGAACTATCATGGCAACGATCACCGATTTTAGCGGGTTATTTACGGACCAGTTTAGCGAGGCACGAAATAGAGATGAGAGAAATTTTCCTTCTATGCCGTCGCGCCACCATATGCGTCCAGAGGTGACCTTGAAGTCATCTCTAGTTGAACCGCCTCTGATCACGCGACCTGCAAGGGCAGAGATGAGAGTAAAGGCAATGACATAGCTAGAGATGAGAGAGGCGATTACAGCGGCTGGAACACCCTTGAGGAAATCACCGGCTGCCCCTGGCATCAAGAGTAGAGGCAAGAAGGCAACAATTGTTGTTAAGGTTGAACCAAAGAGGGGAAGCCATAATTTCTTGACCGTTTTTGCGACAGCAATTGCACGACGTTCGCCCTTTAACAAGAGATGTTGAACTTCATCGGTAATCACAATGGCATTATCCACCATGATTCCAAGGGAAACAATCATGCCTATAATCAGCACTTGCTCAATGCGCATACCAAAAATATTAAGAATGGCAAGAGCAGAAAGCATTGTAAGCGGCAATATAGAGGCAGCAATCAACGAAGACCTTAACCCGAGACTAATAAAGAGAACGATCACAACCACAAGAGCGCCTACACCCAAGTTGTCCAGCAATCCGTCAATGCGCTCATTTGTGTAATCCGCTTGATCGTAAATTCTATCAATATGAATGCTTGCTGGAATGGTCTTCTGGAAATCGTCGATAATGATTTTTAACGATTCAGACCATTTATCAATACGAAAATTTTCAAGCATTCGTGCTGAAATCGTGATTCCAACATGACCATTGAGAAGAGACAAGGAAGAAGGTGGGTCTTGGTAAGTACGTTCAACAGTTGCCACATCCCCTAGACGCAAAGCCGCTCCTCGTTCGTCATATTGAAGCGGAATTCTTCTGATCCGGGCAAGGCTATCGAGAGCGCCGGCGACTTCAATTGTAAGGCGGCTATTTTGACTGCTTACAATGCCTGCAGACCCTCTAGAATCGCTGCCACGAATGCGGCCCACAACATCAGAAACTGTGAGGCCATGGGCGGCCAGTTCAGAATCGTCGATTGCAATACGGATTTCTTCCTGAGGTAACCCTTTGATGTCGACAAAGTCAGTCGGCTCCATATTTCTCAGGCGACTTTCTAATTCACTCGCAAGACGCCCCATGATGGCATAGTTAATAGGACTGTCTGCGTGCCATGTGAGCGCGATGACAGCAGAGTGAGCATAGATCTTCGTATCTGAAAAATCAGGAGGAATGATGCCATCAGGTAGATCAGTCACCTCGGCGACTTTATCGCGGAGTCGGGCTGTAATTGGCTTGGCATCTGTAACGCTATCCTCAAGCTCAATCGTGATCGCTGAAACGCCAGGATTAGAGACGGCGGTAATGGTTTTTACCTCAGCAATCTCGCGCATTTTACGCTCAATTTTTTCAGTGACTTCCGCCTCGACTTGCTCAGCATCGGCACCAGGATATAAGGTTGTTACATTGACCACTCGGCTTTGCATATGGGGATCTTCAAGCCTTGGCATAACTTGAATTGCATTCAGACCCGAAACAAGGATGAGCATGAGAATTAACCATATCATGCGCGGTTGGCTGTAGAGTGAGCCTTTCATACTATGCTCCTCTAATGTTTCTTGGATTGCTGGGAAGCAACCTCAGATTCAGGTAATACAGACGTCCGGCTTTTTACGATTTTTACCCGTTCGTTATGGGCCAGTTTGTCGATACCTCCCGCAACAATTTTATCCCCCTCAGAGAGAGTGCCTGACACAAAAGCTTTGCGGCCTGTGGTGTATAGTATTTGGACATTTTCGAAAGCTACATGACTTGAACCGTCTTCGGCAGTTTTGACTTTGTTGAGACGCCATAAGCCTCTCACATCGGCGGAGAGCGCACGCAGAGGCACCCATGCGCCCGTGGCGATTTTTTTATCCTTAATTAGCATCGTGACAAGATCTCCGTCACGAATTGCTCCCTCAGGAAGAGTGAATATGACCATCCGTGTTCGTGTTTGCCCTTCGATGACGGGAAGAATATTTCTGATGCTATGTCCCGTAATGTCACGCCTTTGTGGATTGAGGAGTCTGTATTCAGCTTTTTTTTCTAAAGCATCCGCAATGCCAGAAGAAACACCAATATGGCCTTCCAAATGACCTGTTTCCACGAGCGTTAAAACAGGCGTGCCAGCTCCAATTATGCGCCCTTCATCAGCCATGCGTTCCGTTATGACACCAGAGAAAGGGGCTTTGATTGTCATTTTCTCAATATCAATTTTGAGCGCTTCAATAGAGGCTGATAGGTTATTCAAGTCAGCAAGGGCTTGCAGCTGGTTGGCTGCGGCTTCATCCATTCTTTGAGCAGATAAGTGCCCTTGGGTGAAAGTCTTTTTAGTTCTACTCAATGTTTGGTTTGCAAGTTTGAGACGCGCTTCTGCTGCGTTTTTTTGCGCTTGTAAGCTGTTTAAATTTGCTTCTGCTCTTGCTGTATCTAGAAAAGCGAGAGGAAGGCCTTTAGATACACGACTGCCGATATCAACAGTTACTTTATTTAAGGTTCCATTCATCTCAAATCCTAGAGGGCTTGTTTTTCCTGCAAGAGCGCGCCCGGTAAATGACCGCCATTCCTCATAGCTATCTTGGAGTTGAATGGTCATAACTTCCACAGGTACGGGACGCCGTTGCTGCCCTTCTTGTGAAGAAGATGTTGATTTTGCCATAACAATAAAAGTTGTTGCAGAAGTAAAAATCGCAATAAAAGCTATCGAAATTGTTTTTTGTATTGTCTGTCTCATTGTACACTCTCGCTGACGCAGGGGGTATTCCCGTAACATTCTGGTCGTTTCATAGACGACTTTAATCTTGAATTACTGTCTATATAGTTAAACTAGACTGGACAGTCCAGTATTTAATTTGCAAAACTAGACTGAATTTGCATTATGGCAGAAGTTATCTGTTCATTTTTTGGGGGCTAAAGCATGGCTGAAGCAATGAAAATTATACGATCTACTGGATTAAACCTTAGCCGTGGCCAAACAGAAAAGTCACGCGGGCGTCCACGGAGTGCCTTGAAAAATCAGTCTATTTTAGATGCTGCCTCTGATTTATTCATGGAAAATGGGTTTGATGGTACAAGCATGGACGAAGTCGCTAAACGCGCAGGAGTGTCAAAACAAACTGTTTACAGTCATTTTTCTAATAAAGAAAAATTATTTTCTGCATCCATCACTTCAGTGATTAACCAATATTTTCCTGATTCTGTGTTTGAGGTCAGCGATGGTCATGAGGTTGAAAGCGATCTGAATCATCTCTGTGAAATTTTTCTTCACCTCTTCGTCTCTGAAGACGCCATCTGTATGTTCAGATTACTTGCGGCGGCTGCTAGCCTTGACGGTGAAAATAAATTGGCCACCTTATTTTGGGAAGCAGGTCCTGAGGTGATGCTTCAAAAACTGGCAGGATTTATGTCGCATTGGGGGAGTAAAGGGCAGTTGTCCATAAAGGATCCTGTTGTGGCAGCCAAAACGCTCATTTCGTTGATTAAGGGACATTATCACTTTCAGCTTGCAATTGGATTGATTAGTGATGTGACTGAGGACGAGATTAAAGAGCATGCGAAACTTTGCACAGAATTATTTCTAAAAATATACAAGGCTTAGAGGATGCAAGATCACTCCATGGTCAGTCTTCAGCAGGCTCTTGATACTATAGGTGAGCAAGTCAGGCAGACGGAAATCATTGATGTTACTGTAGAGAATAGTCTCGGTTACGTCCTTGCTGAAAATGTCGTCAGCTTAATCAATATTCCGCCGTTTGATAACAGTGCTATGGATGGATTTGCTTTGAAGTCTTCAGATGTGACGGAGCAGCGACGCCCGCTGAAAGTTTTGGGCATAATAGCAGCCGGTGATGTGCCCCTTATGAGGCCTTTTAATTCAGGCGAGTGTTATCAGATTATGACTGGGGCCCCAATTCCAGCAGGCTGTGACACAGTGGTCCCCGTTGAGCTATCGCAGATGGTAGAAGCCAGTGTCACTTTTTCTGAGGCCTATCCTGCCGGAAAACATATTAGACAAGAAGGCACAGATATTAAAGAGGGGGCGAGACTTTATGCGGCGGGGCGAAAAATTACGTCCCAGATGATTCAAGCACTTTGTTCCGTCGGTCAGTCAACTGTCAAAGTTTACACTAAGCCATCGGTTGTTTGGCTCTCTACAGGTGAAGAGTTAACAGATACCCCTGGAGACCTATTAGAGCCAGGGAAGATTTTTAATAGTTCTGGTCCCTACGGTGAGGCCGTACTGCCAGCCCTTGGTGCCGCTTTGAAATGGCGGAAAACCATCCCAGATGATCTTGATCTATTCCGTTCATATCTCGATAAAGCAGATGAGCAGTCGATAGATGTCATCATATCCACAGGGGCTGTTTCAGTGGGGGTGTATGATTTTGTCCGATCAGAATTAGAAGCAAAAGGGTGGGACATTCTTCTACACCGTGCAAAGGTTAAGCCCGGGAAACCAATTCTGTTTGCGAAATATACGAAAACAGGATCACAAACACGCTACTTTTTTGGATTGCCAGGTAATCCTGTGTCCTCGGCGATGGGGCTGAGAGTTTTTGTCACTCCTTTTCTACGTGCCATGCAGAATTTACCTGAGGAATGTGCCTCTCATGCTGTTCTCACTGCGCCGGCTAAGGCCAATAAAGGGCTGACTGTTTTTATGAAAGCTGTTGTCAAAATATCGCATGAAGGGCGCATGGAGATACAGCCTCTTGAGGGTCAATTATCATACCAAACAGGTGCCATGGGGGACATGAATGCTTGGCTTATTCACCCCGAAGGCAAAGACCTTATTGATGAGGGAGCTGTTGTGACCTATTTACCCTTTCTCCCAGATTAAAGGAAAGTAGAATGACACAAAATGATAAACCTTCCTTCCACTCAGTCGGAATGGCAGTCCTGACAGTTTCCGATACACGCACTGTTGAGACTGATAAGAGCGGCCAATATTTATGTGAGCAATTGCAAGACTTAGGTCATGCACTTATCGATTACCAAATACAGCCCGATGAGATTAATAAATTGCAAGCTGTTGTGAAGACCTGGGTTAACAATGAGGCGATCAGTGTCATTTTAATTACTGGAGGCACAGGCATTACCGGTCGTGATGTTACCCCAGAAGCGATAGAGCCGCTTCTTTCTAAGGCCATCCCTGGCTTTGGAGAGCTCTTCAGAGTCTTGAGCTATGAAACAATTGGGACGAGTACTATTCAGTCTCGAGCTTTTGCGGGTGTTGCTGAAGAAACTTTGGTTTTTGGGTTGCCTGGATCTACAGGGGCTTGCAAAGATGCTTGGACAGGGATCTTGGTCCATCAGTTGGATAATAGAACGAGGCCTTGTAACTTTATAGAGCTTCTTCCTCGACTTGGTGAAAGATAATATCAAAGATATTTAAAGAATCTTTCGGGATGTTGCAGTTTGCTTCCGGCCATTGATTTTGCTGGATTGTTTGTTGGTGACACTATAAAAATAAGGGTATCTAGGTCCCATATTTTGAAGGTCATTATGCTATGAAAGCACTTGTGAAAGCGAAATCCGAAGTCGGTTTGTGGATGGAGGATGTTCCTCTGCCCACTGTCGGTATTAATGATGTTTTGATTAAAGTAAAACGTACTGCTATCTGCGGTACAGACATGCATATCTATAATTGGGATGAATGGGCACAAAAAACCATTCCTGTGCCGATGGTGGTAGGTCATGAATTTGTCGGGGAAATTGTTGAAATAGGCTCAAATGTCAATGATTTTCAGATTGGGCAAATTGTCTCTGGTGAAGGACATGTGGTTTGCGGTCGCTGTCGTAATTGCATGGCTGGCCGCAGGCATCTCTGTGCAAATACTTCCGGTATTGGGGTGAATCGTTCTGGTGCTTTTGCTGAATATATTAGTCTTCCTATGTCAAATGTCTGGGTCCATAAAGAAGGTACAGATCTTGATGTGGCTTCTTTGTTTGACCCTTTTGGGAACGCAACACACACGGCGTTGCAGTGGGACTTATTGGGCGAAGATATCCTCATCACAGGCGCAGGTCCAATAGGCATTATGGCTGCAGCGGTTTGTAAGCATGCAGGTGCTCGCCATGTTGTTATCACGGATGTTGTAGATAATCGACTTCAGTTGGCTCAGAGGATGGGCGCAACTCATACTGTGAATGTGACGCGGGAAAAAATTGAAGACGTAGCAAAAACCATCGGCATGCATGAAGGTTTTGATGTGGGCTTGGAAATGTCTGGCAACCCGGTGGCTTTCAATGACATGATTAATAATATGGCGCACGGGGGCAAAATCTCAATTCTAGGTATTCCGTCCTCTGACACCTCTATTGAGTGGGATAAAGTTATCTTTAACATGCTTACGCTGAAGGGGATATACGGCCGAGAAATGTATGAGACTTGGTATAAAATGTCTGTGATGATTGATAGTGGATTGGACCTAAACCCTATCATAACGCACAGGCTTCCTGTGGATAAATTCCAAGAAGGGTTTGATGCAATGAATGATGGATCTGCGGCTAAAGTCGTCTTAAATTGGGAGCTATAAATGTACGGTAAAATTCAAGCACATCTGCAGGCTGAATTGCATGCAATCAAAGAAGCGGGAACCTATAAGAACGAACGCTTTATTACAACGCCTCAGGGCAGTACAGTACATGTTGAATCAGGCGAAACAGTAATCAATATGTGCGCCAACAATTATTTGGGTCTTGCCCAGCATCCAGAAGTGAAGCAAGCTGCCAAACAGGGGCTGGAAGATTGGGGATACGGCATGGCGTCTGTCCGTTTTATTTGCGGCACGCAGTCCCTGCATAAAGAACTTGAGGCTAAGCTATCTGACTTCCTAGGGTTTGAAGATACCATATTGTATCCGTCAGCATTTGACGCTAATGGAGGCTTGTTTGAAGTCCTGCTCGGCGCTGAAGATGCTGTGATATCGGACGAATTGAACCATGCCTCAATCATTGACGGTGTTCGTCTCTGTAAAGCCAAGAGATATCGTTATAAAAATAATAATATGGATGACCTTGAAGCTCAGCTGGTTGCAGCAGATGCTGCAGGCGCGCGCTTTAAGTTAATTACCACCGATGGTGTCTTTTCAATGGATGGGTATATTGCTCAGTTGGATAAAATTTGTGACCTTGCTGAAAAATATGATGCTCTTGTCCACTTTGATGATTGTCATGCCACAGGTTTCATTGGTGAGACGGGCCGTGGCACTCATGAACATTGCGGTGTCATGGACCGTGTGGATATTACAACGGGCACACTTGGCAAAGCTTTAGGCGGCGCTTCAGGGGGCTATACTTCGGCGAAGAAAGAAGTTGTCGATCTTCTGCGCCAAAGGTCCAGGCCGTATCTTTTTTCAAATACAGTCGCACCGCCAGTGGTTGCTGGCGCAATCAAAGCAATCGACATTGTGTCTCGTGATACAGCTGTGCTTGATAAACTCCGCGATAATACAGCCTATTTAAGACAAGGCTTAGAGACAGCAGGGTTTGATTTGCTTGAAGGAGAGCATGCGATTGTGCCTGTCATGTTGTATGAAGCAGCACTTGCCGGTCGCTTTGCTGATGAGATGCTCAAACGGGGGGTCTATGTTGTGGCATTTAGTTTCCCGGTTGTCCCAAAAGGAAAAGCACGTATTCGGACACAAATGTCTGCAGCGCTTTCTCGTGAAGAATTGGATAAAGCCATTGCTGCTTTCGTAGAAGTCAAGAATTTGCTTGATATCTAATCGTATTCTAGTTGTTCTTTTGAAGAGAAGCCTGTCCCTATGGATGGGCTTTTTTCATAAAAAAAAGGCCCGCGATACTCAAAACATCGGGCCTTAACTTTTAGGGGGAAATTAGGGGTCGGTTCCGAGGGGGAAGTGGGGGAGGGAGGGGGAGATCCTCGGAACCGACCTTTTGACGTTCACCGGGAAAGTTCCCGTCAAATTCTAATTAGTTGCGCTCTGTTGCGCTTGAGAACAATATAGGCATATTGCTGCACTGCGAGAACCCCTTTTTTTTACAATGTAGCTATGCGTTGGATGCATAGCTGTTAACTTTTGACAGCGCTGTCAAAAAAATTAATACAATATATATTACAATGACTTATATCATAAAATGTGCAAATATTCTCAATTTCACACTAAAAGAAGGTTAATAAAATAAGCCCCTATACTATCGCAGAGCTAGGGACAAAGAGAAAGCCAACTAAAAAAAGTATAAATTTTCTTTTCAAAAACAATGTTGCGAGAGGGCCCTTAATAACAGTAGTCTCTTATGAATTTCAGGGGAGACTATAATGCGTTTATTTGTTTTTATTCTAATCTTCATCTCTTTGACGGCATGTGACCAAAAAGAAGAACCTAATAATATATGGTCTACAGATGACCTACGTTTGGCGGTGGATCGAAAAGATACTAAAGCAGATGTTGTTTACTACCATCTAAACAATCCTGAGGACAAAGAGGCATTATTTTTGATTGGGCGCATGGGCGATGAAGCCACTTGCCAACAAATGGCCTCTCATTTGAAGAGCGAGAAAGCTGAGATTCGGGAAGCAGTTCTTTACGGTTTGACCAACTGCTGGACTGAAAGTGCTCGCCTTGCTCTCAGAGAATTTCCTTTAGAGAAGGCGTCCCCTAGTGAACGTCGATATTGGGCACAGGCTTTTGGTTATCATGCAAAAGAGGAAGATGTACCTCTTCTGATAGCTGCCTTTAAGAAACAGCCAGAAACTGAACTGCTTTACGGATTGATGCAGGCGATTGTCTATAGTCGGAAAAATGTTGGTGAGTTAGCTGAGATGCCTTGGGAAAGTGTCTTTGCCCTCATAGAATCTGATCAATCCATGGCTTTGTCCCTGTATTTCGTCAACCGTCTTCAGGCTATTGAAACAATTATCCCTTATAAATCAGCGAAAGATATCTATACCGCAGCGCAATCCCGTAAAAATAATGATGCTCAAATTCAAGCGTTAAGGCTGCTTTCTAATTATGAGGAAAGTCGCCCAATGTTTACCCAGATGTTGAAGGGGATTGATAGTTGCGAAAAAGGTGAAGAAACATCCCTAGATAGTCTCTACATGAGGCGTCGTTTAGCTGTTCTGCAATTCTCACCCAAATGGGAAGATGAGGCTTGGCTTGAAGCTATTAAAGATGTCCGTGCCGGTGCTTGTGATCAAGCAGCTTATCTGGCCGTAGTCTATAGTTTAAGCCGAGGCATAGAATTTGACTATGCTGCATACATCAACCATTCAGCGCCTAGTATCGCCTTCGAAGCTTACGCTAAAATTTACGATAAAACACCGCAAGCCGTCCAGGCCCAGCTTATTAAAATGCTAACAGGACCGCATTACTATAAAGCTTGGAAAGCACTAAACATTCTAGCACGTGAGGAAGCTGGGAGAGCTGTTGTTATGGACCATGTCAATGAGATAGAGATTGATGCTATTAAAACTGATGCAGAATATCGTTTAGCCATAGCAGAAATTCCAAATGATACCTCTCAGCGGCCCTCTCCCCGTATAATACAGCCTGAAGATGAGATCGTTGCACGTCTTGAAACTTCACAAGGGATTATTAAAATAAAGCTTCATTCTGAGAATGTTGCGGCGGTACATTTTAGAGATTTGATAAAAGCTGGCGGAATGGACGGCATGGTATGGCACCGAATTATCCCAAATTTTGTTGCTCAGGCAGGTCAGTCTGAAAGTTCAATTGCAAATGATTGGCACGCAATTCGCGACGAATGGGGCGGGCAGCATACGGTTGGATCTGTGGGCTTAGCCACTGCTGGCCGTGATACAGGCAGTGCACAGTTTTTC is a window from the Temperatibacter marinus genome containing:
- a CDS encoding ABC transporter permease, whose translation is MFFNYLLTAYRNIIRDSLFSGINILGLSLGFAASLLIFLFVWSELNYDTWVPKAEKLYRMESTYILSGRGPLPTTTVPAKVAPGIAKDYPSYIEQSTRIARQQIGVKREEKLFNETVNFVDSNFFELFPLTFSQGNRLSIFNDPSAVALSQEMAEKYFGSENPLGQVMSIQISGQTKDLRVAGVFNDLPENSHMDLDVITLLDEEALEAGFPGIMTNWFFPSTFTYFKLREGASLKDLISLLPEFSDRNNIIPPVPSYANIKPREYFQLVPINITDIHLDPRVPFDMKPHGSIYTLYAFSGIAVMLLFIASVNFVNLATARSLKRSKEVALRKTLGARRSQLVTQFMLEAFLTIALAALVALFLVEMSLPLYNDMLNLDLSLKTVLTPMGVVGMAGFVIAMTILSGAYPAFYVSKARPGDVLHSNKSSAHGSVLLRTILVTFQFSISIALISSTVILYQQTRYVLGLNLGYDTENIGVMNLPASPQAFELAKNLQNDIERIDGVEKVGISGGVPVNPAFASFAVFSDAIDSSESTSMQFVASGFGFMETFGIKPLEGRLFSKDFGLDELPIKPGQQGQFKGTVILNKRAVGKVGYTTAKEAVGQVLRISQPDGVQTEMTIVGVIPDVHFGDARLETQPMIFYNLPTFIGTISFKFKGSKMDQVRTDVEQLWRERMPDTPPALQFVEDIQGAQYDADRRQGALLTAFSILTILVAGFGLYGLAAFMAARRTKEVGIRKVLGASVLDIIGLFVWSMSKPILLANIIAWPLAWYFMNQWLTTFTYRIEMTVLPFMLAGVLVSLFGVLTVAGRTLSVARTHPSHALRTE
- a CDS encoding efflux RND transporter permease subunit; protein product: MKGSLYSQPRMIWLILMLILVSGLNAIQVMPRLEDPHMQSRVVNVTTLYPGADAEQVEAEVTEKIERKMREIAEVKTITAVSNPGVSAITIELEDSVTDAKPITARLRDKVAEVTDLPDGIIPPDFSDTKIYAHSAVIALTWHADSPINYAIMGRLASELESRLRNMEPTDFVDIKGLPQEEIRIAIDDSELAAHGLTVSDVVGRIRGSDSRGSAGIVSSQNSRLTIEVAGALDSLARIRRIPLQYDERGAALRLGDVATVERTYQDPPSSLSLLNGHVGITISARMLENFRIDKWSESLKIIIDDFQKTIPASIHIDRIYDQADYTNERIDGLLDNLGVGALVVVIVLFISLGLRSSLIAASILPLTMLSALAILNIFGMRIEQVLIIGMIVSLGIMVDNAIVITDEVQHLLLKGERRAIAVAKTVKKLWLPLFGSTLTTIVAFLPLLLMPGAAGDFLKGVPAAVIASLISSYVIAFTLISALAGRVIRGGSTRDDFKVTSGRIWWRDGIEGKFLSSLFRASLNWSVNNPLKSVIVAMIVPICGFIAAGNLTDQFFPVSDRNQFRIVVNLPGDASIYETQQKVKLLDDVVRNTPKVQDVYWTIGDGSPKVFYNMIDNKKGIPSYAEAIVKLETFLEVEEMVPYFQRVLTEQFPALRITVRELGSGPPVQAPLEVRVVGPDLTELERIGEKVRSIMATIHNVTNTYTSMRPGRPQILVKAREDDVSVTGLTLSDVSQQLRSLSSGIIATHLIEETQRVPLKVVLDSHKRADIDNIANMNLQGRNVLMEADKSYKDVPLSALGDVILTTKVGTIHRRNGERINNIQGFIEFGVLSATITEELGKRIDAAKIDLPPGYRIEFGGESEKRGEAVGQLFGTVGILLVMMLIAVVLTFNSFRLAIVTLLAAVQAAGLGFLSLWFFDYPISFVVIIGLMGLIGLSINAAIVITSELRGRDAARAGSKEEVVEAVMSTGRHILSTTLTTVGGFMPLILAGGSFWPPFAVALAGGTFLSMIVSFYFAPAAFLWLTRRNEVSAPSGEGAPLRFKI
- a CDS encoding TetR/AcrR family transcriptional regulator, coding for MAEAMKIIRSTGLNLSRGQTEKSRGRPRSALKNQSILDAASDLFMENGFDGTSMDEVAKRAGVSKQTVYSHFSNKEKLFSASITSVINQYFPDSVFEVSDGHEVESDLNHLCEIFLHLFVSEDAICMFRLLAAAASLDGENKLATLFWEAGPEVMLQKLAGFMSHWGSKGQLSIKDPVVAAKTLISLIKGHYHFQLAIGLISDVTEDEIKEHAKLCTELFLKIYKA
- a CDS encoding efflux RND transporter periplasmic adaptor subunit; protein product: MRQTIQKTISIAFIAIFTSATTFIVMAKSTSSSQEGQQRRPVPVEVMTIQLQDSYEEWRSFTGRALAGKTSPLGFEMNGTLNKVTVDIGSRVSKGLPLAFLDTARAEANLNSLQAQKNAAEARLKLANQTLSRTKKTFTQGHLSAQRMDEAAANQLQALADLNNLSASIEALKIDIEKMTIKAPFSGVITERMADEGRIIGAGTPVLTLVETGHLEGHIGVSSGIADALEKKAEYRLLNPQRRDITGHSIRNILPVIEGQTRTRMVIFTLPEGAIRDGDLVTMLIKDKKIATGAWVPLRALSADVRGLWRLNKVKTAEDGSSHVAFENVQILYTTGRKAFVSGTLSEGDKIVAGGIDKLAHNERVKIVKSRTSVLPESEVASQQSKKH